The Trichoderma asperellum chromosome 6, complete sequence region GGCCTTGTCATGGATAACTGTACCAACACATACCCTCTAGTAATATAGCGAGCATTCGGCGGCCAATCTCTAAACTTCATTCCTTGTGTCCCGCATTATACGTTGTAGGGCAATGTGTGTAGCCAAGCGTTTAAAACCAGGTACTGGATGCCTCTGTTATACATATCTATTTCGTTATCTTAAAATGTTCGACTCTTCTAATTCGTTATTTCATCTATTCGAGTTTAGTTCCTCTATTTTAACAAATCCTGCAGTAGTTAGCACACAATTTACACAATTTTATCCATAATAAAACCTTTTCCGCTCTCTGAACCGCATCGCAACGTCGCGATCAAGCTCCAGCCCTCCTTCAAACAGCCACATCAGCTTTAGCGGAGTTCCGGTTTAATTTGGACCGTAGTAATTTCATTCCACTCTTCATCTCGTATTCGGCGATCAACAATGCACTAAGTTGTTATGAGCAGTATAGTAGCTGAGGATCGCCACTTATTGACTGTCGTCGCTGTTATAACAGCTACAGGGAGACCCATTGGTCAAACCTCTTTGCAAGTTTGATGCATCGCTCGTCAACGAATCTCGTGTACACATTTGCCGTATACAGGTTGATTGTtgagaggatgatgaagcccACAATCCAACAGAATGCGGATGTAATTATGTAATCAccagcatcatcgccaggTTGCGATCCTCCTGTGGCTATGAACCAAAGGATATTTTTGACAGGGTCGCAGAGCAAGTGGTAGATGGTTTGATGTACAAGGTATAGCGAAAAAGATATTCTCCCCAAATACTGTACTGGCTTGGAGTTGAGGGGGCGTTGAAGCTGTTCTGTGGAGCTGATCGCAGAGACAACCAGCACTGAGCCCACCGTTTTCCACGTCTTGTCCACTATCCCCCAATTTCCATCCCACCGCGAGGTTTCGGCAATCTGCAAGAACTGGTATCCTGGCGGGAGAGCACCGTCGTCGCTCAAGCAGAGAAGCCACATGCCGGCGACGAACATGACGTATGTTCGGATGGTGCTGAAGTTTACGGATCGCACCCGGGTTGGGATATATGGTTTGAGCCAGAATGGGTACTCCGTCTCGGTACTAATAGTGTGCAACTCCGACAAGACTTCCAACTCGGCCAACCAGTACCCTGCCAAAAATCCCAGTACATCCCAGAACCCGAAGTAGAACCAGTATGCCATCAAAGCTCCAAGTGCCCAAAGTCGGGGCCTCGGCTTCCAAAACGCCAGACCCAGAAGGAGGAGATACACAACGCAAGACCCGCGGAACTCGAGAGCCATAGTCCAAAGCTGGCCATTAAGACCACCGTTGTATTGGATGGCgaggatgttgatgttgtCGAGCATGTACCGAGCAACGAACTCAACGTGGAACCATGGTGCAGTCCAGGGTTTCCGACCCCATACAATATCATCTGAGGGTTCCCATTGAAAGAgattgaggaagaagaggatctGTGAAATAACTGTGATGCAGAACACGGGTAGATAGATGCGCAAGCCGCGGCGTGTGACTGCCGAAGACAGTCGGCGAAGGAACCCCTCGCTGTTATTGCTGGCCCTCAGTCGGATGAGATTGATTGAGATGGCATAACCTGAGATTACAAAGAACAGGGGCACCATGGCGTGCGCAGCAAAGACCAGGCGGAAGGGCGGCAGCTGATACAGTCGACGATTCTCCTCAGGCGGATCTGCCCAGAAGGACCTGAAGCCGGCGTGCAAAATGGCGCC contains the following coding sequences:
- a CDS encoding uncharacterized protein (EggNog:ENOG41~TransMembrane:8 (i12-33o53-74i105-125o173-196i208-230o262-282i343-362o387-408i)): MTRAIWLDGLRGIAAAIVATDHYFMGAILHAGFRSFWADPPEENRRLYQLPPFRLVFAAHAMVPLFFVISGYAISINLIRLRASNNSEGFLRRLSSAVTRRGLRIYLPVFCITVISQILFFLNLFQWEPSDDIVWGRKPWTAPWFHVEFVARYMLDNINILAIQYNGGLNGQLWTMALEFRGSCVVYLLLLGLAFWKPRPRLWALGALMAYWFYFGFWDVLGFLAGYWLAELEVLSELHTISTETEYPFWLKPYIPTRVRSVNFSTIRTYVMFVAGMWLLCLSDDGALPPGYQFLQIAETSRWDGNWGIVDKTWKTVGSVLVVSAISSTEQLQRPLNSKPVQYLGRISFSLYLVHQTIYHLLCDPVKNILWFIATGGSQPGDDAGDYIITSAFCWIVGFIILSTINLYTANVYTRFVDERCIKLAKRFDQWVSL